The following coding sequences are from one Malaciobacter pacificus window:
- the pyk gene encoding pyruvate kinase produces MEKRTKILATLGPASHSVEVIEGLIKAGANMFRLNFSHGSHEDHLKVLNNIRTAMKNLNTTVGVLQDISGPKVRIGDLKEPFELLRGDIITFLKDEIVGYKEADKKYVVSINYPDILDKIKVGEYIYLYDGTIRARVIETEDEVKAQIENHGILSSKKGVNFPNTVIDIDVITKKDEKDIAWGVENKVDYFAISFVQNAKDMQRARNLLGDYSGKLIAKIEKFDAVENIDEIIESSDGLMVARGDLGIEVPYYDVPTIQKMLIKKANSVGMPVITATQMLLSMTQNERATRAEISDVANAVLDGTDVVMLSEESAVGVDPINVVTTMSNIIAKTEDMYNYGKQTRFEHLDEFDKIQSAVTSLADDLGADGILALTSSGKSAFKMSRYRPKTPILAFTHKKRVLNGLNAIWGVEPIAIIKESQASKMFQKMLKELDKKALLNKNGLYIATVGYPVGMPGSTNTIKILTPSEIEYYLNFSAK; encoded by the coding sequence ATGGAAAAAAGAACAAAAATATTAGCAACTTTAGGGCCAGCAAGCCATAGTGTTGAAGTAATTGAAGGACTTATAAAAGCTGGTGCAAATATGTTTAGATTAAACTTTTCACATGGTAGTCATGAAGATCACTTAAAAGTATTAAATAATATTAGAACTGCTATGAAGAATCTTAATACAACTGTTGGAGTATTACAAGATATCTCAGGACCAAAGGTTAGAATTGGAGATTTAAAGGAACCTTTTGAATTATTAAGAGGAGATATAATTACATTTCTAAAAGATGAAATTGTAGGATACAAAGAAGCTGATAAAAAGTATGTAGTATCTATTAATTATCCTGATATTTTAGACAAAATAAAAGTAGGTGAATATATCTATTTATATGATGGAACAATTAGAGCAAGAGTAATTGAAACAGAAGATGAGGTTAAAGCACAGATTGAAAACCATGGTATTTTATCATCTAAAAAAGGAGTGAATTTTCCAAATACTGTAATTGATATTGATGTAATTACTAAAAAAGATGAAAAAGATATTGCTTGGGGTGTTGAAAATAAAGTAGATTATTTTGCTATTTCATTTGTGCAAAATGCAAAAGATATGCAAAGAGCAAGAAATTTATTAGGTGATTATAGTGGTAAATTAATTGCAAAGATCGAAAAATTCGATGCAGTTGAAAATATTGATGAGATTATTGAATCAAGTGATGGACTTATGGTTGCAAGAGGTGATTTAGGAATTGAAGTTCCTTATTATGATGTTCCAACAATTCAAAAAATGTTAATCAAAAAAGCAAATAGCGTAGGAATGCCTGTAATTACTGCAACTCAAATGCTTTTATCAATGACACAAAATGAAAGAGCAACAAGAGCTGAAATTTCTGATGTTGCTAATGCAGTATTAGATGGAACTGATGTCGTTATGCTTAGTGAAGAGAGTGCAGTAGGGGTTGACCCAATAAATGTAGTTACAACTATGAGTAATATTATTGCAAAAACTGAAGATATGTATAACTACGGAAAACAAACACGATTTGAGCATTTAGATGAGTTTGATAAAATTCAATCAGCAGTTACAAGTTTAGCAGATGATTTAGGGGCTGATGGGATTTTAGCTCTTACAAGCTCAGGAAAATCTGCGTTTAAGATGTCAAGATATAGACCCAAAACTCCAATTTTAGCCTTTACTCATAAAAAAAGAGTACTAAATGGACTAAATGCAATTTGGGGAGTTGAACCAATTGCAATTATTAAAGAGTCTCAAGCTTCTAAAATGTTTCAAAAGATGTTAAAAGAGCTTGATAAAAAAGCACTATTAAATAAAAATGGATTATATATTGCAACTGTTGGTTATCCAGTTGGAATGCCTGGAAGTACAAATACAATTAAAATTTTAACTCCATCAGAGATTGAGTATTATTTAAATTTCAGTGCTAAGTAA
- a CDS encoding SAM-dependent methyltransferase, which produces MKRFNKYFNEWLYESDGYYSNYKQIGKNGDFFTSVSTSSFFGGAIAKKIIKTIEDGFLPTNTTLVEVGAHHGYLFADIIQFIYTLKPQLLETLNFAIVERYEKLQTQQKNYLEESFGDIINLKHYNDINEVKLENAFVVANEIFDAFDCDLVYTNNKNELQIAFVDNHKIKFEKCEDIEIIKHCEKYSITKGEVALSYKSFVDTLCENIKKFEFLTFDYGDRYPRNDFSTRVYEKHNVYPIFEEDLDLEKLYKKSDITYDVHFNYLSDCFKQTQKENIEVKFDTQLKALVDFGIIELLEILKANVSEDVYLKETQKVKVLLEPTGMGDRFKILNVRKY; this is translated from the coding sequence ATGAAAAGATTTAATAAATATTTTAATGAATGGCTGTACGAAAGTGATGGCTACTACTCTAACTATAAACAAATAGGTAAAAATGGAGACTTCTTTACATCTGTTTCTACTTCATCATTTTTTGGTGGAGCAATTGCAAAAAAAATCATAAAAACTATAGAAGATGGCTTTTTACCAACAAACACAACTTTAGTTGAAGTTGGTGCTCACCATGGATATTTATTTGCAGATATTATTCAGTTTATTTATACTCTAAAACCACAACTTTTAGAAACACTAAACTTTGCAATAGTTGAAAGATATGAAAAACTACAAACACAACAAAAAAACTATTTAGAAGAGTCTTTTGGTGATATAATAAATTTAAAACACTACAATGATATAAATGAAGTAAAATTAGAAAATGCATTTGTAGTTGCAAATGAAATTTTTGATGCTTTTGATTGTGATTTAGTTTATACTAATAATAAAAATGAACTTCAAATTGCATTTGTTGATAATCATAAAATAAAATTTGAAAAATGTGAAGATATAGAGATTATAAAACATTGTGAAAAGTACTCTATTACAAAAGGAGAGGTTGCACTTTCTTATAAATCTTTTGTAGATACTTTATGTGAAAACATCAAAAAGTTCGAATTTCTAACTTTTGATTATGGTGATAGATACCCAAGAAATGATTTTAGCACAAGGGTTTATGAAAAGCACAATGTCTATCCTATTTTTGAAGAAGACTTAGATTTAGAAAAATTATATAAAAAAAGTGATATAACTTATGATGTTCATTTTAATTATCTAAGTGATTGTTTCAAACAGACACAAAAAGAAAACATAGAAGTAAAATTTGACACTCAATTAAAAGCCTTAGTTGATTTTGGTATAATTGAACTTTTAGAGATACTAAAAGCTAATGTTAGTGAAGATGTTTATTTAAAAGAGACTCAAAAGGTAAAAGTACTACTTGAACCAACTGGCATGGGTGATAGATTTAAAATATTAAATGTAAGAAAATATTAA
- a CDS encoding aminodeoxychorismate synthase component I, protein MNTENLKEILNNYGSAKEPFLFVISYDLSKFYIKKLCELPSHIKYELDFHEPLKSNQKSKLEKFPISFEEYKKKFDVIQEHIKNGNSYLLNLTSQTKIKTKYSLDEIYEKTHAKFKLRYQNENDNFVCFSPERFIQIKKNKIYTYPMKGTIDASLPNASAKISGDIKEMAEHTMVVDLLRNDLGIVGSKVRVNKFRYCEKINAGNKKLLQVSSKISAHLEENWNEKIGDILTSILPAGSITGTPKKKTIEILENIEGFERDFYTGVFGVFDGTNLDSAVMIRFIQEDTDGNKYYKSGGGITCDSDASLEYQELIDKVYLPF, encoded by the coding sequence TTGAACACAGAAAATTTAAAAGAGATCCTAAATAATTATGGCTCAGCCAAAGAGCCATTTTTATTTGTGATATCCTATGATTTATCAAAGTTTTATATAAAAAAACTATGTGAGCTTCCTTCACATATAAAGTATGAACTTGATTTTCATGAACCTTTAAAATCAAACCAAAAATCAAAACTTGAAAAATTTCCAATCTCTTTTGAAGAGTATAAAAAGAAGTTTGATGTAATTCAAGAGCATATTAAAAATGGAAATAGTTACTTATTAAATCTAACAAGTCAAACAAAAATAAAAACTAAATATTCACTTGATGAAATATATGAAAAAACACATGCAAAATTTAAATTAAGATATCAAAATGAAAATGATAATTTTGTATGTTTTAGCCCAGAGAGATTTATTCAAATAAAGAAAAACAAGATTTACACTTATCCCATGAAAGGCACTATTGATGCAAGCTTACCAAATGCGTCAGCTAAAATTTCAGGTGATATAAAAGAGATGGCTGAACATACAATGGTTGTAGATTTACTTAGAAATGATTTGGGAATAGTTGGTTCTAAAGTTAGAGTAAATAAGTTTAGATATTGTGAGAAAATTAATGCTGGAAATAAAAAGCTTTTACAAGTTAGCTCTAAAATATCAGCTCATTTAGAAGAAAATTGGAATGAAAAAATAGGGGATATATTAACTTCTATTTTACCAGCTGGTTCAATAACTGGAACACCAAAGAAAAAAACTATTGAAATACTTGAAAATATAGAAGGATTTGAGAGAGATTTTTATACAGGTGTTTTTGGAGTATTTGATGGAACTAATTTAGATAGTGCTGTTATGATCAGATTTATTCAAGAAGATACAGATGGCAATAAATACTATAAAAGTGGCGGTGGAATTACATGCGATAGTGATGCATCACTAGAGTATCAAGAACTCATTGATAAAGTATATTTACCTTTTTAA
- a CDS encoding YraN family protein, with product MNTKQKGDEAENKAISFLEDTSFKIIEQNYYAKKLGEIDIIAIKDNIYHFIEVKSASDYETAINNITHSKLSKIKRSLDYYIQTKKITNAYCIDVIIVIENDIEFLENITL from the coding sequence TTGAATACTAAACAAAAAGGTGATGAGGCTGAAAATAAAGCCATATCTTTTTTGGAAGATACTAGTTTTAAAATAATTGAACAAAACTACTACGCAAAAAAACTTGGAGAGATAGATATAATCGCAATAAAAGATAATATCTATCACTTCATTGAAGTAAAATCTGCAAGTGATTATGAAACTGCAATTAATAATATTACACACTCAAAACTCTCAAAAATCAAAAGAAGTTTAGACTACTATATTCAAACAAAAAAAATTACAAATGCTTATTGCATAGATGTAATTATTGTAATTGAAAATGATATAGAGTTCTTAGAGAATATAACTCTTTAA
- a CDS encoding OmpA family protein translates to MKLFNYKTAISSVAIAAMLTGCAGTTGNQTIDDNQRAIIGATVGALAGVVLGNNIGGGSKSRNKVIGAVAGAAIGGAIGYSMDKQAKEVADSLNTNVNNNPNAALDPNADLIVSNTDTYVKIMFRDDMMFQTNSATPTPSAQAKIAKINSVLQKYPNTLVQVVGHTDNRGSHSYNANLSEQRASNVGNIIYSSGVQNQIFSKGCSFDKPVAPNNNATNMALNRRVEVYLYPNQQSVIDVCK, encoded by the coding sequence ATGAAATTATTCAATTATAAAACAGCCATTTCTTCAGTTGCAATTGCTGCAATGCTAACTGGATGTGCAGGAACTACGGGTAACCAAACTATTGATGATAACCAAAGAGCTATTATTGGGGCAACTGTTGGTGCTCTTGCTGGTGTAGTTTTAGGTAATAACATTGGTGGAGGAAGTAAAAGTAGAAATAAAGTGATTGGTGCAGTTGCAGGTGCAGCAATTGGTGGAGCAATTGGTTATAGTATGGATAAACAAGCAAAAGAAGTAGCTGATAGTTTAAATACTAATGTAAATAATAATCCAAATGCAGCACTTGACCCAAATGCAGATTTAATTGTTTCAAATACAGATACGTACGTAAAAATTATGTTTAGAGATGATATGATGTTTCAAACAAATTCAGCAACACCAACACCAAGTGCTCAAGCTAAAATTGCAAAAATTAATTCTGTTTTACAAAAATATCCAAATACTTTAGTTCAAGTTGTAGGACATACAGATAATAGAGGAAGCCATTCATATAATGCAAATTTATCAGAACAAAGAGCATCAAATGTAGGAAATATAATCTACTCAAGTGGAGTTCAAAACCAAATCTTCTCAAAAGGGTGTTCTTTTGATAAACCAGTAGCTCCAAATAACAATGCAACAAATATGGCATTAAACAGAAGAGTTGAAGTATATTTATACCCTAATCAACAATCTGTAATTGATGTTTGTAAATAA
- a CDS encoding fatty acid cis/trans isomerase codes for MKLQIPFFLLIFLFFTKTIFANENAQISYIKDIKPILDNRCVTCHSCYNSPCQLKLSSFEGLKRGANKESIYENRLKAITPSRLFVDALNEKQWREKNFYSVSDTLEDLQSSIMIELLKQKQNNPLNKGTYSPETDELSCIQNKNELNDYLEEKPYHGMPYGFPVISQKEHNLLTSWLKQKDLNSDEEFEILKNEKDMIERFENFFNNSNIKNQVSARYIYEHLFLAHISFDKNSNNFFELVRAKNKTGPVQIIATRFPYDKIEDDFYYRFRLIKSTIVHKTHMVYEMNDEKLKRYNELFIKPKWIEKPYMPPYDSRISTNALKTFKQIPSISRYQFLLDDIHYVIMTYIRGPVCKGQIALNVINDHFWVMFMDPKYDLAVKNKYYLDANLHNLSIPNKYGDNPNLIETFSVVENYEQAVEYYKSKNAIYNAYYKNGIPFEAIWKGNQKEQNDAILTIYRHFDSASVHKGALGDIPRTLWLIDFPLLERLYYSLVAGFDVFGSTQHQFLVRKHMDRLRIEGETNFLEFLPKESRKEYFNSWYKGWIARYFTYYVPSKNQTSINYETTNYKKEFVNKVLKYTNTELDKINYIKEDYRPSNILENYENIDQINETLKMLTLPNNSKLIQNYTNDKSNLAYIKIELNDGNSLIYSMVINRWHDNVALMFDEEGRLDAKKDRINFIKGFIGSYPNIFVVVKQNELSDFFNLIYDYQDTKEHKKRLLKYAINRANPKFWDVYDWFTNEFKKQDKLKFGLFDLNRYYDKAINDLD; via the coding sequence ATGAAGTTACAAATACCCTTTTTTTTACTAATATTTTTATTTTTTACAAAAACTATTTTTGCAAATGAAAATGCTCAAATTTCTTATATCAAAGATATAAAACCTATCTTAGATAATAGATGTGTAACATGTCACTCTTGCTATAACTCACCTTGTCAATTAAAGCTTTCTTCATTTGAAGGTTTAAAAAGAGGCGCAAACAAAGAATCTATTTATGAGAATAGATTAAAAGCCATTACTCCTAGTAGACTTTTTGTAGATGCTTTAAATGAAAAACAGTGGAGAGAGAAGAATTTCTATTCTGTTAGTGATACTCTAGAGGATTTACAAAGTTCAATTATGATTGAACTGTTAAAACAAAAACAAAATAATCCTTTAAATAAAGGAACCTATTCCCCTGAAACAGATGAATTATCTTGTATTCAAAATAAAAATGAGTTAAATGATTACTTAGAAGAAAAACCATATCATGGTATGCCTTACGGATTTCCAGTAATTTCACAAAAAGAGCATAATCTTTTGACTTCTTGGTTAAAACAAAAAGATTTAAATAGTGATGAAGAATTTGAAATACTAAAAAATGAAAAGGATATGATAGAAAGATTTGAAAATTTTTTTAATAATTCAAATATTAAAAATCAAGTAAGTGCTAGATATATATATGAACATCTTTTTTTAGCACATATCTCTTTTGATAAAAACAGTAATAACTTCTTTGAATTAGTTAGAGCTAAAAATAAAACTGGTCCTGTACAAATAATAGCAACAAGATTTCCATATGATAAAATTGAAGATGATTTCTATTATAGATTTAGACTTATAAAATCAACAATCGTTCATAAAACCCATATGGTTTATGAAATGAATGATGAAAAACTTAAAAGATACAATGAACTTTTTATAAAACCTAAATGGATTGAAAAACCATATATGCCTCCATATGATTCAAGAATTTCTACAAATGCACTAAAAACTTTTAAACAAATACCCTCAATTAGTAGATATCAATTTTTACTTGATGATATTCATTATGTAATTATGACTTATATTAGAGGTCCTGTTTGTAAAGGTCAAATTGCTCTAAATGTAATAAATGACCACTTTTGGGTTATGTTTATGGACCCAAAATATGACTTAGCTGTAAAAAATAAATACTATTTAGATGCAAATTTACATAATTTATCTATTCCAAATAAATATGGAGATAATCCAAATCTAATAGAGACATTTTCAGTTGTTGAAAATTATGAGCAAGCTGTTGAATACTATAAAAGCAAAAATGCTATATATAATGCATACTACAAAAATGGAATTCCATTTGAAGCTATTTGGAAAGGCAATCAAAAAGAACAAAATGATGCAATACTAACTATTTATAGACACTTTGATTCAGCATCAGTTCATAAAGGTGCATTGGGTGATATTCCAAGAACTCTTTGGCTTATTGATTTTCCACTATTAGAGAGACTTTACTATTCTTTAGTTGCAGGATTTGATGTATTTGGAAGTACACAGCATCAATTTTTAGTGCGAAAACATATGGATAGACTAAGAATTGAGGGAGAAACTAATTTTTTAGAGTTTTTACCAAAAGAGAGTAGAAAAGAGTATTTTAACTCTTGGTATAAAGGATGGATTGCTAGATACTTCACTTATTATGTTCCATCTAAAAACCAAACAAGTATTAATTATGAAACAACTAACTATAAAAAAGAATTTGTAAATAAAGTATTAAAATACACAAACACAGAATTAGACAAAATAAATTATATAAAAGAGGATTATCGGCCTTCAAATATATTAGAAAATTATGAAAATATAGATCAGATAAATGAAACATTAAAAATGTTAACTTTACCAAATAACTCAAAACTAATTCAAAACTATACAAATGATAAATCCAATTTGGCATATATAAAAATTGAGTTAAATGACGGAAATTCACTTATTTACTCAATGGTAATAAATAGATGGCATGATAATGTAGCACTTATGTTTGACGAGGAGGGAAGATTAGATGCTAAAAAAGATAGAATCAATTTTATTAAAGGTTTTATAGGATCTTACCCTAATATTTTTGTAGTAGTAAAACAAAATGAATTAAGTGATTTTTTTAATTTAATTTATGATTATCAAGATACAAAAGAGCATAAGAAAAGACTACTAAAATATGCAATAAATAGAGCAAATCCAAAGTTTTGGGATGTTTATGATTGGTTTACAAATGAGTTTAAAAAGCAAGATAAACTAAAATTTGGACTGTTTGATTTAAATAGATATTATGATAAAGCAATAAATGACTTAGATTAA
- a CDS encoding aspartate aminotransferase family protein has translation MLEQIDKDYVLHTYARNYVNFKKGVNATLFDDQDKDYIDFTSGIAVVSVGHGNKRVADKIYEQVSNITHISNLYAIEPQAMLAKKLAELSGYDIRTFFSNSGAEANEGAIKIARKYGETKFKNKKYKVLTLENSFHGRTITTVKATGQESMHASHFSPYPDGFSYKNAIKDLYSSIDDETVAVMIELVQGEGGVQPFDKQEVQELAKFLKEKEILLIIDEVQTGVYRTGEFLASNLYEIEPDIITLAKGLGGGVPIGAVLTKHKDIFSPGDHGSTFGGNYLVTTAALEVLNILEEHKDAGTLDETMIYFNDKLNEIYKNNSELFTQNVGLGLIKGLRVKDADTLAAIIKSAFECGVLVLKAGKNTLRLLPPLTISKEEMNEGFKRLQNALDKIK, from the coding sequence ATGTTAGAGCAAATTGATAAAGATTATGTACTTCATACGTACGCAAGAAATTATGTGAATTTTAAAAAAGGTGTAAATGCAACACTTTTTGATGACCAAGACAAAGATTATATAGACTTTACTTCTGGAATTGCAGTAGTTAGTGTAGGTCATGGAAATAAAAGAGTTGCAGATAAGATTTATGAGCAAGTTTCAAATATAACTCATATTTCAAATTTATATGCAATTGAACCACAAGCAATGCTAGCTAAAAAACTTGCTGAATTATCAGGTTATGATATTAGAACATTTTTCTCAAATAGTGGTGCTGAAGCAAATGAAGGTGCTATTAAAATTGCTAGAAAATATGGAGAGACTAAATTTAAAAACAAAAAATATAAAGTTTTAACTTTAGAAAACTCTTTTCATGGAAGAACTATTACAACTGTAAAAGCAACTGGTCAAGAATCAATGCATGCATCACATTTTTCTCCTTATCCAGATGGATTTAGTTATAAAAATGCAATTAAAGATTTATATAGCTCAATTGATGATGAAACAGTTGCCGTTATGATTGAACTTGTTCAAGGTGAAGGTGGAGTTCAACCATTTGATAAACAAGAAGTTCAAGAATTAGCTAAATTTTTAAAAGAAAAAGAGATTTTATTAATCATTGATGAAGTTCAAACAGGTGTTTATAGAACAGGTGAATTCTTAGCTTCAAATTTATATGAAATTGAACCAGATATTATTACACTTGCAAAAGGTTTGGGTGGTGGTGTTCCTATTGGAGCAGTCCTAACTAAACATAAAGATATTTTTAGTCCAGGTGATCATGGTTCTACTTTTGGAGGTAACTATTTAGTAACAACTGCTGCACTTGAAGTTTTAAATATTCTTGAAGAGCATAAAGATGCAGGAACTTTAGATGAAACAATGATTTATTTTAATGATAAATTAAATGAAATATATAAAAATAATAGTGAGCTATTTACTCAAAATGTTGGTTTAGGATTAATCAAAGGACTTAGAGTAAAAGATGCTGATACACTAGCAGCAATAATAAAATCAGCATTTGAGTGTGGTGTCCTAGTTTTAAAAGCTGGGAAAAATACACTAAGACTTCTTCCTCCTCTAACTATTTCAAAAGAAGAGATGAATGAAGGATTTAAAAGGTTACAAAATGCACTTGACAAAATCAAGTAA
- the thiS gene encoding sulfur carrier protein ThiS, translated as MTIIVNGETKDFNENSTLQNIITDLQIEDKVMAAAVNMNIVKKDDWNNFTPKENDKIELLQFVGGG; from the coding sequence GTGACAATAATTGTAAATGGTGAAACAAAAGATTTTAATGAAAATTCGACACTACAAAATATCATAACTGATTTACAAATTGAAGATAAAGTAATGGCAGCTGCTGTTAATATGAATATTGTAAAAAAAGATGATTGGAATAATTTTACTCCAAAAGAAAATGATAAAATTGAACTATTACAATTTGTTGGTGGTGGGTGA
- a CDS encoding TolC family protein, which produces MHLTKSSKKTLALLTLFGSVNLFAEPIIYDDSILSDPRKKIIELSNEQIKEDSSKLKKDWINPITYQYKKNLGEEFNTDQSIISINQPIFQSGGIYKAIKYADSTYDYAKLEIDQQKKELIKNAVEILFNIKKTDLNIQKAQLTLQNAKIDVNRKKEQVLNGFLDASYLDNALLTLNTTKHTLVDLKYQKENLINNFNSISSKEYINFELPIFKMFSKEEFLKNNIEIKKAKADIEKKGNYSFMTMAKYLPSVNAYYNYSKYHDTDNQNIKENSETYGLTINVPLDSRTFNDIQSKKIDYLKSKLSLETTITDEKNFFKTNLQKLDMIEERIKITNEDIEVYDSILSIIKEEKEAELKTQSDLDTLQNSAKIKKFDKEIYQIDKQLTLLEMYVKLH; this is translated from the coding sequence ATGCACTTGACAAAATCAAGTAAAAAAACACTAGCTTTATTAACACTATTTGGTTCAGTAAATCTTTTTGCTGAACCTATAATTTATGATGATTCAATTTTATCAGACCCAAGAAAAAAAATAATTGAGCTTTCTAATGAACAAATAAAAGAAGACAGTTCTAAACTAAAAAAAGATTGGATTAATCCAATAACATATCAATATAAAAAAAATCTTGGGGAAGAGTTTAATACTGACCAATCTATAATTTCTATAAATCAACCTATTTTTCAAAGTGGTGGAATATATAAAGCAATTAAATATGCAGATTCTACTTATGATTATGCAAAACTTGAAATTGATCAGCAAAAAAAAGAGTTAATTAAAAATGCCGTTGAAATACTTTTTAATATCAAAAAAACAGATTTAAATATTCAAAAAGCTCAATTAACACTTCAAAATGCGAAAATAGATGTTAATAGAAAAAAAGAGCAAGTACTAAATGGTTTTTTAGATGCTTCATACTTAGATAATGCACTTTTGACATTAAATACTACAAAACATACTCTTGTTGATTTAAAATATCAAAAAGAGAATTTAATAAATAACTTTAACTCAATTTCATCAAAAGAGTATATAAACTTTGAATTGCCAATTTTTAAAATGTTTTCAAAAGAAGAGTTTTTAAAGAATAATATTGAAATTAAAAAAGCAAAAGCAGACATAGAAAAAAAAGGTAATTATTCTTTTATGACTATGGCTAAATATCTACCAAGTGTAAATGCATACTATAATTATTCAAAATATCATGATACAGATAATCAAAATATAAAAGAAAATAGCGAAACTTACGGTTTAACAATTAATGTACCACTTGATAGTAGAACTTTTAATGACATCCAAAGTAAAAAAATTGATTACTTAAAATCAAAATTAAGTTTAGAAACAACTATTACTGATGAAAAAAACTTTTTCAAAACTAATTTACAAAAATTAGATATGATAGAAGAAAGAATAAAAATTACAAATGAAGATATAGAGGTTTATGACTCTATTTTATCAATTATAAAAGAAGAAAAAGAGGCTGAACTTAAAACGCAAAGTGATTTAGATACGCTACAAAACTCTGCAAAAATAAAGAAATTTGATAAAGAGATTTATCAAATAGACAAACAACTAACACTACTTGAAATGTATGTAAAACTTCATTAA
- a CDS encoding aspartate carbamoyltransferase catalytic subunit produces the protein MQHLIRTSDFSKEEILGLFDDAREYLKFEPNEILKGKIIVTLFFENSTRTRSSFEIAAKRLGAEVVSLDVGTSSTSKGETIFDTVANINAMKPDAIIIRHSECGLPETLTGFVDCPIINAGDGKHAHPTQALLDLFTIYDHFEGQTDGKKVAIVGDVRTSRVAGSNRRLLPRFGMEVCFVSPECFRYEGDDFATYTSLNDVIDELDVIMSLRTQLERHNQVYFESLNEYAKDFCITSEVMGDRNILLLHPGPVNRNVDISDEMLKDPRNKVLEQVTNGVAIRAAVLKKLILG, from the coding sequence ATGCAGCATTTGATTAGAACTTCTGACTTTTCTAAAGAGGAAATTTTAGGCCTTTTTGATGACGCTAGAGAGTATTTAAAATTTGAGCCAAATGAAATTTTAAAAGGTAAAATTATAGTAACTTTGTTTTTTGAAAATTCAACAAGAACTAGAAGTTCATTTGAAATTGCAGCTAAAAGATTAGGTGCTGAGGTAGTATCGCTTGATGTTGGAACATCTTCAACTTCAAAGGGTGAAACTATTTTCGATACAGTTGCAAATATTAATGCAATGAAACCTGATGCAATTATTATTAGACATTCTGAGTGTGGATTACCTGAAACTTTAACTGGATTTGTAGATTGTCCAATTATTAATGCAGGTGATGGTAAACATGCCCACCCAACTCAAGCATTACTTGATTTATTTACTATTTATGATCATTTTGAAGGTCAAACTGATGGTAAGAAAGTTGCAATTGTAGGTGATGTTAGAACTTCAAGAGTAGCAGGTTCAAATAGAAGATTACTTCCTAGATTTGGGATGGAAGTATGTTTTGTAAGTCCTGAGTGTTTTAGATACGAAGGTGATGATTTTGCAACTTATACAAGTTTAAATGATGTAATTGATGAACTTGATGTAATTATGAGTTTAAGAACACAGCTAGAAAGACATAATCAAGTATATTTTGAATCTTTAAATGAGTATGCAAAAGATTTTTGTATTACAAGTGAAGTGATGGGTGATAGAAATATTTTATTATTACATCCAGGACCAGTAAATAGGAATGTAGATATTTCTGATGAAATGTTAAAAGACCCTAGAAATAAAGTATTAGAGCAAGTAACAAATGGTGTTGCAATTAGAGCAGCAGTTCTTAAAAAACTAATATTAGGTTAA